A single Bufo bufo chromosome 6, aBufBuf1.1, whole genome shotgun sequence DNA region contains:
- the LOC121003361 gene encoding ammonium transporter Rh type A-like, which produces MSIVFSASLRCQLPVLLLIFQGAFIAIFILFFSFEEPFSYLNTSNVTATAGVDDLDIFPLFKDVHIMLFAGLGLMLSFLRLYGFGGIAINFLIANFSIQWAMVVQGFFYHFKHGMIHLRLNNILEAEFAAVTALISAGAVLGRTSPVQLILLSALEIPLFVINDWLVNKYFHILDIGGTVAIHIFSCYFGLGISQILYQPSLQRGHKKETTTSNSDLLSLLGTIFLWIFWPSFNSVLAKTREAQHRAIVNTFLALSSGTMTTFAMSSLVDKRGRISLAHLQNASLAGGVAVGISADLISPGGAFSIGCLASMACTLGFQYLSPFLAKKIKLQDQCGIHNLHGLPGIIGTIGSIVVILLGPFDTYGSSLHETLYSNGLDEQPILGVLGNRETWTRKGQALQQAAALGVTIGVSLFGGYITGLLMRLPCFFHPFKENFFDDQLYFQVSEDIENKWISNEKLQEHLLVPLKQI; this is translated from the coding sequence ATGTCCATTGTTTTTTCGGCAAGTCTAAGATGTCAGCTGCCTGTTCTCCTTCTTATTTTCCAAGGAGCCTTCATTGCAATCTTCATCTTGTTTTTCAGTTTCGAAGAGCCTTTCAGCTATTTAAATACCTCCAATGTGACAGCAACAGCAGGAGTAGATGACCTGGACATTTTCCCTCTCTTTAAGGATGTCCACATCATGTTGTTTGCAGGGCTTGGTCTCATGCTGTCCTTTCTAAGACTTTATGGCTTTGGTGGGATCGCCATCAACTTTTTGATTGCCAATTTCTCCATTCAGTGGGCCATGGTTGTTCAAGGCTTCTTCTACCATTTTAAACATGGGATGATCCACCTAAGATTGAATAACATTCTTGAGGCAGAGTTTGCAGCCGTCACGGCTCTCATTTCAGCTGGGGCTGTGTTGGGACGGACCAGTCCTGTTCAGTTGATTCTCCTCTCGGCCTTGGAGATCCCGCTCTTTGTGATCAACGACTGGCTGGTCAATAAGTATTTCCATATTCTTGATATAGGAGGCACAGTGGCCATCCATATCTTCTCATGTTATTTTGGCTTGGGAATATCTCAAATCTTATACCAACCATCACTACAAAGAGGACACAAGAAAGAgaccacaacctcaaacagtgaTTTATTGTCCCTTCTGGGGACTATCTTTCTCTGGATCTTTTGGCCAAGCTTTAATTCCGTCCTAGCAAAAACTAGAGAAGCTCAACACCGGGCCATTGTGAATACATTTCTGGCATTAAGTTCAGGGACAATGACTACATTTGCCATGTCCAGTCTGGTGGACAAACGGGGCCGGATAAGCTTAGCACATCTTCAAAATGCCTCCTTGGCCGGAGGAGTGGCTGTTGGGATTTCAGCAGACCTAATTAGCCCAGGAGGAGCATTTAGTATTGGGTGCCTAGCTTCTATGGCCTGCACCCTTGGCTTTCAATACCTAAGTCCTTTCTTGGCCAAGAAGATCAAGTTGCAAGACCAATGTGGAATCCATAACCTGCATGGTCTGCCAGGCATCATTGGCACTATTGGAAGCATTGTGGTCATATTGCTTGGACCGTTTGATACTTATGGCTCTAGTCTACATGAAACTCTCTACAGTAATGGTCTGGACGAACAACCTATTTTGGGGGTTCTGGGAAATAGAGAGACCTGGACGAGAAAGGGCCAGGCTCTGCAGCAGGCTGCAGCCCTTGGAGTGACCATAGGAGTATCACTATTTGGTGGCTATATCACCGGATTATTGATGAGATTGCCTTGTTTTTTTCATCCGTTTAAGGAAAACTTTTTTGATGACCAGTTGTATTTCCAAGTTTCTGAAGACATAGAAAACAAATGGATTTCAAATGAGAAACTCCAGGAGCACTTGCTAGTCCCACTAAAGCAAATATAA